The DNA window CGGACTACCGTGAACTGGTCGCCGCGGTCTTCTCCTACGAGTTCGTCGACGGCGGCATCGACCCGGACGCGCTCCGGCGCATCCACGCGGGCGATCTGCAGGAATGGATCACGGCGCTGGACCGTTGCGGCATGTTCGGCAAGACCGCCATCGCGACCCTGTCCGAACAATGGCACCGCGACCCCCGCATCCTGCTCGACGCGCTGCTGGACGAGCTCGACGATGTCACCCGCCGCCGCTGCCTGGTCGCCTGGTCCGCCCTGGACCGTCGCCCACCGCTCACCCAGATCAGCTGATCGCGCGAGCACAATGTGGTTTGCCCGATGATCACCTGGCGGACACCTGCCGCTGGCATGCTGGCGGCGTGCCGGACCTAGCGAGGACCACCGACTCCGTGGCGGACCGCTTCACCCGCTGGTGCGAGGCCGTCGTCGCGCGCCTGCCGTGCGGGCTGAATCACCTTGTCCCCCCGACCTTCCTGGGCTTCGCGCTGATCAACGGATTCACCTTCGGTGTCGACTTGGCGCTGCTCACCGTGTTTCACGGCTGGTGCGGACTACCGGTGTGGCTGTCGGTCACGGTGGCCTATATCTGCGCGTTCGGGCTCAGCTTCGTGCTCAACCGCACCTTCAACTTCCACTCGCACGCCCCCGTCGGCAGGCAGGCCGCGGTGTACGTGGTGGTGGTCGTGATCAACTACCTCGCCTTCATCCTCGGCGTCGGTAGCGGTCTGGCCGCCCTCGGCCTGGAGTACCACCTGTCCCGGTTGCTGGCCGGGGCATGCGAGGCGGTCTACATGTACACCGCGATGCGCTGGGTGGTGTTCCGCAATCGCGAGCCGGTGCGGCCGCAACCCGAACTCGCGCCCGACGTGCGGTTCTAGCGGGCTTACCGCAGCACTTCGGTCCGGTCGCCGTCGACCACGACGACGTCATCGTCGGTCAGTGCCCAGTGCGGGATGCCCTCGTTCCGATAGCGGGCGGCCAGTAGCGTGGACGCACCGTCGGGATCGGTCGCGGAGTCCAGATGTGGCACGATTCGGTGGTCCACCAAACCCAGTCCGTCCCAACGGGGTTCGATGCCGCAGGTCGGTTCGACCTCGGCGGGATCATCGGTGGATTCCAGGCCGCGCAGGTCGGGTGTCAGCAGGCAGGCGCCTGCGCTGTATCCGGCGTAGACCAGCGCGTCGGCGGCGAGCAGTTCGGGCAGGACGATATCGGCTCCGCTGCGGGCGAATTGGGCGCGCAGCACGAAGGTATTGCCGCCGCGCACCCACACCAGCGGGTAGTCGGCCAGTGTGCGCGCCAATGCGGTTGCGCGCCCGACGAATTCGCGCAGATCCAGTACCTCTGGGGCGTAGCCGAGCTTGCGCAGTGGGACCACATCGCTGCTGACCGCGCCCGACCAGGCCGCCGGCCAGGCGTCACAAGCGTTGGGAATCACCGCGACTCGGCCCGGCGCACCGACCAGCGCGGCGAGCCGGTCGTAGTGCGCGCCGAATCGGTAGCTGGACAGGAACAGTCGCACCGCGGCTCAGATGGTGAACGCCAAGTTGCGGACCAACCGGTTGCCGAGTTCCGTATCGCCGGAGATGGTGAACTCGCCGGCGTGCTCATCGGCCGTGGTGCGCCCGCCGCGCAGCCGGGTGAACAGCCCGGAGTTCATGCCGACCATCACGGTGGCGGGCGCGTCCAAGACGTCGACAATATTGGCCCGGCCGTCCACCGCGACGTGCAGGGTCATGGTCAGCGGGCCGGTCAGCTCGAAGGTGATGCGGGAGCCGTCCGGCGCCTGCGCGCCCTTGGCCACCGACCGGCCGATGCTCGGTACGAGTTCGGCGAAGGCCCGCTCGGCGCGCGGTCCGCCCTCGTCGACGGAAACGCCGAGCCCATCGGCGAGATCGAGTTCGTGCATCCAGCAGTCGAACAATCGCACCCGCATGAACCGGCCGTAGCTGACCTTGCCGATCGGCGATACCGTCTCGGCCTGCCATTCGGTGTCGCCGAAGCTCGCCAGCGCCTCGCGCCTGCGATCGGTGACCTCGCGGTACAGCTCCAGCAGCCGCTTACCCGACAGCGGCCGCAGCCGATCGACCCAGATCTCGTTGAGCACGCCGGTTTCGTTGCGCACATGCGGCAGCGCCTTGACATCGGTCTTGGGCCGAATCGGATCGTGCGCGGGCGGGATCTCGCCGAGCAGCCACGATTCGGTGCCAACGACATGGGCGAGGACATCGAACAACGACCAGCCCGGCAGCGGCGACGGTGTGCGCCAACGCTCTTCGTCGAGATCGGCGACCAGCGCCGCGATCGCATCCCATTGTTGCGAGAGCAGCCCGGTCAGCTCGGTCCGGTCCACGGTCGGGTCGGTCATCCTTGCAGTCCTTCCTCGGCGCCGCCGTACTCGGCGCTCGTTTCGTCGTCGTGCTCCAATGCCGAAATTCCGGCTCGGATGGCGGCCGCGGTGGATTGCGGATCGTGCGGGCGGCGCAGCAGCAGCCCGGCGGCGAAGCTCAGTTTGTCGCCGTGTCGGCGCGGGATGACGTGCAGGTGGACGTGCGGGACGGTTTGGAAGGCGGCGGTGCCATCGTTGAGCACGAGGTTCGCGCCGTCCGCGGCCAGGTCGCTGCGCCGGATCGCCAGGGCGAGCCGGTGTCCCGCGCGGAACATGTCGGCGCCCAACTCGGCGTCCAGATCCGCCAATTCGGCGGCGTGCCGCTTCGGAATGACCAGGGTGTGGCCGCGGGCGATGGGGCGGATATCGAGGAAGGCGCACAGTGTGTCGTCCTCGTAGACCTTGGCCGCCGGGGCCTCGCCCGCCGCGATGCGGCAGAAGACGCAGTCGTTCACACGCCGACCATACGGCGTACGACCTATCGGCGACAGCTTCGGGCATGATGCACGTCACTGTGCATACCTCTTGCGCGGTGTCGACCTGGATTCGAACCCGAGGATTGGTAATCGACTTCTACATCCGGTCTTGTGGCCGTTACCTGCGACGACAACCATCGAAACCGATAAGCCCTGATCAACCGTGTGCGCCGGAGGTGCGCACCGTGTTCGCCCCGATGCCGTGAATCCGGCATAACACCGGAATCCGGCGCCAACTTGTGACGGCCATCTCAGCTAGGCTCGCCGCTAGCGACTGCTTGCGGGTCGCTCGAAAGGTCAGTGAGCCGGGTACAGTTGCGAGGATTTGGACGAACTTACTCAAGAGTAATATTGTCCGCCGTCGACCGGTTGCTTGAAGCTCAGCCAGAGAAGGAAGTCTGACAAGTGGAGACAACGCAGAGCGTAGGCGACCAATCGCCACGCGGAGCGCGTGTCGGAGTCGTTCGCGAGTCAAACGCGGGCGAGCGGCGTGTCGCATTGGTGCCGAAGATCATCCCGAGCCTGCTGAAGCAGGGCGTGGACGTGGTGGTCGAAGCGGGTGCCGGACTCGGTGCGCTCATTCCGGACACAGCTTATGTGGAAGCAGGCGCGACGATCGGCGATCCGTGGTCGGCCGATGTGGTCGTGAAGGTGGCTCCGCCCAGTGACGCCGAGGTGGCGAAGCTGGCCAGCGGTCAGACCCTGATCGGCTTCCTCGCCCCGCGCAATGCCGAGAATCAGATTCCGGCGCTGAAATCGGCGGGGGTGCAAGCGTTTGCCGTCGAGGCGATTCCGCGGATTTCGCGGGCGCAGGTGATGGATGCGTTGTCCTCGCAGGCCAATGTCTCCGGGTATAAAGCCGTGCTGCTCGCCGCCTCGGAATCGACCCGCTTCTTTCCCATGTTGACCACCGCGGCGGGCACGGTGAAACCGGCGACGGTGCTGGTGCTCGGTGTCGGTGTCGCCGGTTTGCAGGCACTGGCCACGGCCAAGCGTCTCGGTGGCCGGACCACCGGTTACGACGTGCGGCCCGAAGTCGCAGATCAAGTGCGGTCGGTCGGTGCGCAGTGGCTGGATCTGGGGATCGACGCCGCCGGCGAGGGCGGATATGCCCGTGAGCTCACCGATGCGGAAAAGGCCGAGCAGCAGCAGGCCCTCGAGGATGCGATCAAGGGCTTCGACGTGGTGATCACCACCGCGCTCGTCCCGGGTCGGCCCGCACCGCGGCTGGTGACCGCCGCGGCGGTCGAGGGTATGAAGCCCGGCAGTGTGATCGTGGATCTGGCGGGGGAGACCGGCGGTAACTGTGAGCTGACCGAACCGGGTGAGACGGTGGTCAAGCATGAGGTGACGATCGCCTCGCCGTTGAATCTGCCTGCCACGATGCCCGAGCATGCCTCGGAGTTGTACTCGAAAAATATTGCGGCACTGCTGGAGTTGATGTTGGTCGACGGGAAGTTGGCCCCGGACTTCGATGATCAGGTGCTCGCCGATTCCTGTGTCACTCGTGAGGTGGATTCCTGATGTACACCGAACTTCTTGCGAATATCGCGATCCTGGTGTTGTCCGGGTTCGTCGGGTTCGCCGTCATCTCCAAGGTCCCCAATACCCTGCACACCCCGCTGATGTCGGGTACCAACGCCATTCACGGCATCGTCGTGCTCGGCGCCCTGGTCACCCTGGGTAACGTGCAGGACCCATCGATCCTGACCCAGATCATCCTGTTCGTCGCCGTCGTGTTCGGAACCCTCAACGTCATCGGTGGTTTCGTGGTCACCGACCGCATGCTGGGCATGTTCAAGGGTAAGAAGGCCGCAGCGCCGGTGAAGGCGGAGAAGTGATGCATACCTTCGATAATGTGACCTATCTGGTCAATGGCCTCTACATCATCGCGTTCGGCATGTTCATCTACGGTCTGATGGGTCTGACCGGGCCCAAGACCGCTGTGCGCGGCAACCTGATCGCCGCCGCGGGCATGGTCATCGCGGTTGTCGCGACACTGATTTCGATCCGTCACACCTCGAACTGGATTCTGATCGTCGCCGGTCTGGTCGTGGGTGTCGTGTTGGGCGTGCCGCCCGCGAAGTTCACCAAGATGACCGCCATGCCGCAGCTGGTGGCGGCGTTCAATGGTGTCGGTGGTGGCACCGTCGCGTTGATCGCCTGGTCGGAATTCATCAATAGCGACGGGTTCTCGCACTTCGATGAGGAACCGACCGTGCACATCGTGGTCGGATCGCTGTTCGCGGCGATCATCGGCTCGATCTCGTTCTGGGGATCGCTGATCGCGTTCGGCAAGCTGCAGGAAATCCTACCCGGGCGTCCCATCGGCCTAGGTAAGTTGCAGCAGCCGTTGAACCTGCTACTGCTGCTCGGCGCGATCGCCGCCGCCGTGGTAATCGGTATCGGCGCCACCAATGACGGTGTGCCCCAGATCTGGATGATCGCGGTACTCGTCCTGGCCGGTGTGCTCGGTTTGGCGGTCGTGCTACCCATCGGTGGCGCGGATATGCCCGTTGTCATCTCATTGTTGAACGCCCTGACCGGATTGAGTGCCGCCGCAGCCGGTTTGGCGTTGAACAACACCGCCATGATCGTGGCGGGCATGATCGTCGGCGCGTCCGGCACCATCCTCACCAACCTGATGGCCAAGGCCATGAACCGGTCCATCCCCGCCATCGTCGCCGGCGGATTCGGTGGCGGCGGAACCGCTCCCAGCGCCGGGGACGGTGAGGCCAAGCAGGCCAAGGCCACCTCCGCCGCGGATGCCGCGATCCAGATGGCCTACGCCAATCAGGTCATCGTGGTGCCCGGCTACGGTATGGCCGTCGCCCAGGCCCAGCACGCCGTCAAGGAAATGGCAGCGCTGTTGGAAGCCAAGGGTGTCGAGGTCAAATACGCGATTCACCCTGTCGCCGGCCGTATGCCCGGCCACATGAACGTGCTGTTGGCCGAGGCCGAGGTGTCCTACGACGCGCTCAAGGAAATGGACGATATCAACGGCGAATTCTCCCGCACCGATGTCGCTTTGGTGATCGGCGCCAACGATGTCACCAACCCGGCCGCCCGTGAGGACTCCACCAGCCCGATCTACGGCATGCCGGTGCTCAACGTCGACCAGGCCAAGTCCGTCATCGTGCTCAAGCGTTCCATGAACAGTGGTTTCGCCGGAATCGACAACCCACTGTTCTACGCCGACCACACCTCCATGCTCTTCGGCGACGCCAAGAAATCCGTCGGCGCGGTCACCGAAGAACTCAAAGCACTGTAATGTGAAGGTGCGGTAAGACTCTCGGCTCCCGGCGCTAACACCCTCTCAGGTCCGCACCGGGCAAGGTAAGCCCGCTTCCGTTCGCGGAAGCGGGCTTACCTATTTGTACGACCGTCGTCAGTAGCCCCCGTGCTCGCGTGCTTCGACCGCGTCCTTGGCCTCCTTCAGTCCCGCACTGGTATGCAGTTCGCGGTAGAGCTTGATGGCCTGGATCTTTTTGCCCTGCCGCAGGAGTTCGTCGATCTCGCCATAGTCGAGCGAGGCGTCCGGGCTCGGGATGCCGAGGTGCTCGAGGATCAGGTCGAGCTTGCGTTCGAGGCGGTCGATCTTGCGCTCGAGTCTGGTGGCGGCGAACATCTCTCGAACATACCGATGACGGCGGGGCCGGGGCTGGTCTGTCGCATAACGCTATTTACTCTGCGGCCGCACCGCACCGGCTTGCCAACTGCACAGGAGCACCGCGATGAGCGGCGCGACCATGGCGGTGGTGAGGGGAACCAGTGCGGTGAGCCAGCCGATGATGGAGGGGCCGGCGAGCAGGCCGAGGTAGCCGAGGCTGAAGACCCGGGACATATCGGTCGCCGCCGTGGCGGAGCCGAGATTGCCTGCGGCGGTGAAGATTTGCGGAATGCCGCCGGAGAGGCCGAGGCCGCACATGGCCCAGCCGAGCAGGGTCAGCGGAACCCAGCCGGAGGTCATGATCAGGACGAGTCCCAGCGCGGCGATCAGGGTGCCGTAGCGGACCACGGCGACGCGACCGAAAGCGCCGCTGAGGCGGTCGGCGGCAAAACGGCCCGCGGTCATGGTGAACGAGAATGCGCCGAACGCCAGTGCGGCGGTGGCATCGTCGACATCGAGATGGTCGCGGACCTGCAGGGCGCTCCAGTCCGCGGCGACGCCCTCGGTCAGCAGGAGTGCGAAGGCAATAGCAGCCAGCGCCAGTACTTTTCGTGAGCGGTTCTGTTCGGCGGTTCGGGCCGGAGTGGTGTCGGTTGTCGGCCGGACGGCTTCGGCGGAGTCTGATTCGGCAGTGTCGGGGGGCGTTTCGGATCCGGTATCGCCGAGCAAACGCGGCACGAGTGCCGCGGTGATCAGCACGCCTGCCACTGCCGCCAGGGACAAGGTCAGGCGCACATCCCAGCCCGCGCCCTGGGCGGCCGCACCGAGCAGCGAGCCGAGGAATCCACCACCGGAGAACAACGCGTGGAATGCCGACATGATCGGTCGGCGATAGGCCCGTTCGACGTGCACCGCTTGGGTATTCATCGAAACGTCCAGCGCGCCGCTGCCGAAACCGAAGCAGGCCAACGCGATCGCCAGGGTGACCGGCCCAGTCGCGAGCCCGGGCCCGAGCACCGCCACCGATGTGATCGTGGCGGCGGCCCCGACGACCGTCCGGCTGCCGAGCCGGTCGGCGAGCGGTCCCGCGATGCGCATGCCGACGATGCCCGCACCGGCCAGCATCAGGATGAACATGCCGAGCGTGGAATGTGCGATGCCGGTCCGGTCCGTGATGGCGGGTATGTGCACCACCCACATGGCCAGCAGGAATCCGTTCAACGCGAACACCACGAATACCGCGGCGCGCGCTATCCGAATCCGCGGATCGATCGTCGTGGTGGCCACCGATTCGACGGTACCGATTGAATCGGCCCTGTGGCCGCCGATCGGTGCGCGTCGCTACGCGGGACCGGTCCGAGACGCCGTTGTCCGGGATCCGGCTCCGTGGATCTCGCCATTGAGATCCCGCCCGCGCGCGACAGATCTACTTGTCATTTACAACGGGCTACCAACCCTGGATGTTCCAGATTCCGGCGGCCGCCGCCGCATGGGCGTAATCGCGGAAATCCTTCGCCGCCCGCCCCAGCGCGCGCTGTACCCCGTCCGTGGTCTTGGAATTCCTGCCGTCCAACACCGTGCCGAACAGGTAGTCGAGCAGGCTGACCACATCGGCGGGAACCTGGTATTCGGTCAGTGCCGCAACGAAATCCGTCCGGGAGATCGGGATGAAGGCGATCTCGCGTCCGGCCGCCGCGGCGATTTCGCCGACCGCCGCGGCGAAGGTCAGCGACCGTGGGCCGGTCAGTTCATAGAGTTCGCCGCTGTGCCCGTCCTCGGTCAGCGCGGCCACGGCGACATCGGCGATATCGTCGGCGTGTACGAACGGTTCGGGCACATCACCGTTGGGCAGCGCCACCTCGCCCGCCAGGACGTACTCCAGGAATGCGCCCTCGCTGAAGTTCTGCGCGAAGAAACTGCAGCGCACGATGGTCCAGTCCAGACCCGAGCCCTGGACGATCCGCTCGCACTCCACTGCCTCCGGTTCGCCACGGCCGGACAGCAGCACGAGCTTGCGCACACCGTTGGCCTTGGCTGCGTTGGTGAAGGCCCGGATGACCTCCGGTGCGCCCGGTACCGCGAGATCCGGCTGGTAGGCGATGTACACCGCGTCGACGCCGAACAGCGCCGGTGTCCAGGTGCTGCGATCGGCCCAATCGAACGGGATCTCGGCGCTGCGCGAACCGATCCGGGCCGGATGGCCGGCCTGCCGCAGCCGGGTCGCGACGCGACTGCCGGTCTTGCCCGTACCGCCGGTGACGAGCATAAGACGTCGGTGAGAGGTGCTGTTTGTCATGATTCGAGTACATCGGCGCGGGCCGCGAGGAAACATAGTTCAGCGACTCGTGATCATGTGTCGGCGTCTACTGTTGATGTGTGGATGCGCTCGCCAGTCTGCTCGAAGGTCCACGCGCCCGAGGTGCGTTCGTGATGTGCTCGTTGCTCGACCCGCCGTGGTCGCTGCGGATCCAGGACGAGGCGCCGCTGACGGTGGTATCGATGATCCGGGGCACGGCCTGGATCATGACCGACGCGGCGGGCAGCAAACCGCGCCAATTGAGTGCCGGCGATGTGGCGATCTTCCGCGGTCCCGATCCGTATACCGTCGCCGACGATCCGGCCACCGAACCACAGATCATCATCGACCCGGGCAACATCACCAAGACGCCCGACGGTGAAATCCTTTGTGAGACACTGAGTCTCGGTGTACGCCAATGGGGCACCGATCCCAACGGCGCGACCCTGATGGTGACCGGTACCTATGAGTCCGCCGGCGCGGCCAGCCAACGGCTGCTGCGCGCCCTGCCGCCGGTGATCGTATTGCCGCGCGGCGATTTCGATACCCGCCTGCTCGATATCCTGGTCGGCGAGGCCACCAAGGACGAGCCCGCCCAAGGCGTCGTGCTGGACCGGCTGCTCGATATGGTGCTGATCGCCGCGCTGCGCGCCTGGTTCGCCCGCAACGACGCGCCCGCCTGGTACCACGCCTACAGCGATCCGCTGGTCGGCAAGGCCCTGCGTCTGCTGCAGCACAATCCGGCGCACGGCTGGACGGTCGCCAGCCTCGCGGAGACGGTCGGGGTATCGCGCGCCGCGCTGGCCCGCCGGTTCACCGATCTGGTCGGCGAACCACCCATGGCATTCCTCACCGAATGGCGGCTGGCCCTGGCCGCCGACCTACTGCAGGAATCCGACGCCACCATCGAGTCCATCGCCCGCCAAGTCGGCTACGGCAGCGCCTTCGCACTGAGCACGGCCTTCAAACGCCACTTCGGCGTCAGTCCCCGCGACCATCGACAGGGCACCAACCCGGCTGAGCTATCGTCGGCCGG is part of the Nocardia sp. NBC_00565 genome and encodes:
- a CDS encoding HIT family protein, with product MNDCVFCRIAAGEAPAAKVYEDDTLCAFLDIRPIARGHTLVIPKRHAAELADLDAELGADMFRAGHRLALAIRRSDLAADGANLVLNDGTAAFQTVPHVHLHVIPRRHGDKLSFAAGLLLRRPHDPQSTAAAIRAGISALEHDDETSAEYGGAEEGLQG
- a CDS encoding ribosomal protein L7/L12, whose product is MFAATRLERKIDRLERKLDLILEHLGIPSPDASLDYGEIDELLRQGKKIQAIKLYRELHTSAGLKEAKDAVEAREHGGY
- a CDS encoding NAD(P) transhydrogenase subunit alpha; this encodes MYTELLANIAILVLSGFVGFAVISKVPNTLHTPLMSGTNAIHGIVVLGALVTLGNVQDPSILTQIILFVAVVFGTLNVIGGFVVTDRMLGMFKGKKAAAPVKAEK
- a CDS encoding SDR family oxidoreductase translates to MTNSTSHRRLMLVTGGTGKTGSRVATRLRQAGHPARIGSRSAEIPFDWADRSTWTPALFGVDAVYIAYQPDLAVPGAPEVIRAFTNAAKANGVRKLVLLSGRGEPEAVECERIVQGSGLDWTIVRCSFFAQNFSEGAFLEYVLAGEVALPNGDVPEPFVHADDIADVAVAALTEDGHSGELYELTGPRSLTFAAAVGEIAAAAGREIAFIPISRTDFVAALTEYQVPADVVSLLDYLFGTVLDGRNSKTTDGVQRALGRAAKDFRDYAHAAAAAGIWNIQGW
- a CDS encoding Type 1 glutamine amidotransferase-like domain-containing protein, which translates into the protein MRLFLSSYRFGAHYDRLAALVGAPGRVAVIPNACDAWPAAWSGAVSSDVVPLRKLGYAPEVLDLREFVGRATALARTLADYPLVWVRGGNTFVLRAQFARSGADIVLPELLAADALVYAGYSAGACLLTPDLRGLESTDDPAEVEPTCGIEPRWDGLGLVDHRIVPHLDSATDPDGASTLLAARYRNEGIPHWALTDDDVVVVDGDRTEVLR
- a CDS encoding AraC family transcriptional regulator — encoded protein: MDALASLLEGPRARGAFVMCSLLDPPWSLRIQDEAPLTVVSMIRGTAWIMTDAAGSKPRQLSAGDVAIFRGPDPYTVADDPATEPQIIIDPGNITKTPDGEILCETLSLGVRQWGTDPNGATLMVTGTYESAGAASQRLLRALPPVIVLPRGDFDTRLLDILVGEATKDEPAQGVVLDRLLDMVLIAALRAWFARNDAPAWYHAYSDPLVGKALRLLQHNPAHGWTVASLAETVGVSRAALARRFTDLVGEPPMAFLTEWRLALAADLLQESDATIESIARQVGYGSAFALSTAFKRHFGVSPRDHRQGTNPAELSSAG
- a CDS encoding GtrA family protein, which translates into the protein MPDLARTTDSVADRFTRWCEAVVARLPCGLNHLVPPTFLGFALINGFTFGVDLALLTVFHGWCGLPVWLSVTVAYICAFGLSFVLNRTFNFHSHAPVGRQAAVYVVVVVINYLAFILGVGSGLAALGLEYHLSRLLAGACEAVYMYTAMRWVVFRNREPVRPQPELAPDVRF
- a CDS encoding Re/Si-specific NAD(P)(+) transhydrogenase subunit alpha, which gives rise to METTQSVGDQSPRGARVGVVRESNAGERRVALVPKIIPSLLKQGVDVVVEAGAGLGALIPDTAYVEAGATIGDPWSADVVVKVAPPSDAEVAKLASGQTLIGFLAPRNAENQIPALKSAGVQAFAVEAIPRISRAQVMDALSSQANVSGYKAVLLAASESTRFFPMLTTAAGTVKPATVLVLGVGVAGLQALATAKRLGGRTTGYDVRPEVADQVRSVGAQWLDLGIDAAGEGGYARELTDAEKAEQQQALEDAIKGFDVVITTALVPGRPAPRLVTAAAVEGMKPGSVIVDLAGETGGNCELTEPGETVVKHEVTIASPLNLPATMPEHASELYSKNIAALLELMLVDGKLAPDFDDQVLADSCVTREVDS
- a CDS encoding maleylpyruvate isomerase family mycothiol-dependent enzyme; its protein translation is MTDPTVDRTELTGLLSQQWDAIAALVADLDEERWRTPSPLPGWSLFDVLAHVVGTESWLLGEIPPAHDPIRPKTDVKALPHVRNETGVLNEIWVDRLRPLSGKRLLELYREVTDRRREALASFGDTEWQAETVSPIGKVSYGRFMRVRLFDCWMHELDLADGLGVSVDEGGPRAERAFAELVPSIGRSVAKGAQAPDGSRITFELTGPLTMTLHVAVDGRANIVDVLDAPATVMVGMNSGLFTRLRGGRTTADEHAGEFTISGDTELGNRLVRNLAFTI
- a CDS encoding MFS transporter, with amino-acid sequence MATTTIDPRIRIARAAVFVVFALNGFLLAMWVVHIPAITDRTGIAHSTLGMFILMLAGAGIVGMRIAGPLADRLGSRTVVGAAATITSVAVLGPGLATGPVTLAIALACFGFGSGALDVSMNTQAVHVERAYRRPIMSAFHALFSGGGFLGSLLGAAAQGAGWDVRLTLSLAAVAGVLITAALVPRLLGDTGSETPPDTAESDSAEAVRPTTDTTPARTAEQNRSRKVLALAAIAFALLLTEGVAADWSALQVRDHLDVDDATAALAFGAFSFTMTAGRFAADRLSGAFGRVAVVRYGTLIAALGLVLIMTSGWVPLTLLGWAMCGLGLSGGIPQIFTAAGNLGSATAATDMSRVFSLGYLGLLAGPSIIGWLTALVPLTTAMVAPLIAVLLCSWQAGAVRPQSK
- a CDS encoding NAD(P)(+) transhydrogenase (Re/Si-specific) subunit beta, which translates into the protein MTYLVNGLYIIAFGMFIYGLMGLTGPKTAVRGNLIAAAGMVIAVVATLISIRHTSNWILIVAGLVVGVVLGVPPAKFTKMTAMPQLVAAFNGVGGGTVALIAWSEFINSDGFSHFDEEPTVHIVVGSLFAAIIGSISFWGSLIAFGKLQEILPGRPIGLGKLQQPLNLLLLLGAIAAAVVIGIGATNDGVPQIWMIAVLVLAGVLGLAVVLPIGGADMPVVISLLNALTGLSAAAAGLALNNTAMIVAGMIVGASGTILTNLMAKAMNRSIPAIVAGGFGGGGTAPSAGDGEAKQAKATSAADAAIQMAYANQVIVVPGYGMAVAQAQHAVKEMAALLEAKGVEVKYAIHPVAGRMPGHMNVLLAEAEVSYDALKEMDDINGEFSRTDVALVIGANDVTNPAAREDSTSPIYGMPVLNVDQAKSVIVLKRSMNSGFAGIDNPLFYADHTSMLFGDAKKSVGAVTEELKAL